A stretch of the Candidatus Thermoplasmatota archaeon genome encodes the following:
- a CDS encoding DNA topoisomerase VI subunit B, whose protein sequence is MQAKLGDEVVATGKPIAEELAKKQREISVSEFFERNKHILGFDSSTRAIITTIKEAVDNALDACEESGILPDLSVEIHKVKDDEFRLVVEDNGPGIVKQQIPNIFGRLLYGSRFHAIRQTRGAQGIGISAAVMYGTLTTGKPARITSKIGPGYPAYVVDIVLDTRKNRADIVKQDMTHWEKDHGTRVEIHLEGKYQRGQQSVLEYMRSTAIVNPHARLSFLEPDGTRTIFERATDQLPAKTVEIKPHPNGIELGMLLKLLKDTQATKLTSFLTTEFSRIGHRSAREMCDKAGLDEGRKPSSLALEEVKALHAAMRQVKVMAPPTDCLSPIGEYLVKKGLKKELPDGVFVATSTRPPSVYGGNPFQVEAGIAYGGPLAPDEQVRILRFANRVPLLYQRGGCAITHVVEGIDWRRYDLEQRGGKGIPYGPAVLLVHVASTNVPYTSEAKEAVADIAAIESEIELALRDCARKMKAHIHKRKKYDRMKEKMELIRKILPRIADKSAKVLGKPVPDIEPVVAKIMNNMMIAETIEYVGPDRRHVVKVEIKNYTSHGKNVSLYASVPHGAAVGRVDPKPSEQTAEHIRWDLKRIPTGEARMLSFEFVGLDKDAYDETDLYVSGIDAELVIGAEPWKPNGGEA, encoded by the coding sequence GTGCAGGCAAAGCTGGGTGACGAAGTCGTGGCCACGGGAAAACCCATCGCCGAGGAGCTCGCCAAGAAACAGCGCGAGATCTCCGTCTCGGAATTTTTCGAGCGGAACAAGCACATCTTGGGCTTCGACTCCTCCACGCGCGCGATCATCACCACGATCAAGGAGGCCGTCGACAACGCGCTCGACGCCTGCGAGGAGTCCGGCATCCTTCCGGACCTCTCCGTCGAGATCCACAAGGTCAAGGACGACGAGTTCCGCCTGGTCGTCGAGGACAACGGGCCCGGCATCGTCAAGCAGCAGATCCCGAACATCTTCGGCCGCCTGCTGTACGGCTCGCGCTTCCACGCGATCCGCCAGACGCGAGGCGCCCAGGGCATCGGCATCAGCGCGGCTGTCATGTACGGCACGCTCACGACCGGCAAGCCCGCGAGGATCACGAGCAAGATCGGGCCCGGCTACCCGGCCTACGTCGTCGACATCGTGCTCGACACGCGCAAGAACCGCGCGGACATCGTCAAGCAGGACATGACGCACTGGGAGAAGGACCACGGGACGCGCGTCGAGATCCACCTCGAGGGCAAGTACCAGCGCGGCCAGCAGAGCGTCCTCGAGTACATGCGCTCGACGGCCATCGTGAATCCGCACGCGCGGCTGTCGTTCCTCGAGCCCGACGGAACGCGCACCATCTTCGAGCGCGCCACGGACCAGCTGCCCGCAAAGACGGTGGAGATCAAGCCGCACCCCAACGGCATCGAGCTTGGCATGCTGCTCAAGCTCCTCAAGGACACGCAGGCGACCAAGCTCACGTCCTTCCTCACCACGGAGTTCTCGCGGATCGGCCACCGCAGCGCCCGCGAGATGTGCGACAAGGCCGGCCTCGACGAGGGACGAAAACCCTCCTCGCTTGCGCTCGAGGAGGTCAAGGCGCTCCACGCGGCCATGCGCCAGGTGAAGGTGATGGCGCCGCCGACCGACTGCCTTTCCCCGATCGGCGAGTACCTCGTGAAGAAGGGCCTCAAGAAGGAGCTTCCCGACGGCGTCTTCGTGGCCACATCCACGCGCCCGCCCTCCGTCTACGGCGGCAATCCGTTCCAGGTCGAGGCCGGGATCGCCTACGGCGGCCCGCTTGCGCCGGACGAGCAGGTGCGGATCCTGCGCTTTGCCAACCGCGTCCCGCTTCTCTACCAGCGCGGTGGCTGCGCGATCACCCACGTCGTCGAGGGCATCGACTGGCGCCGCTACGATCTCGAGCAGCGGGGCGGCAAGGGGATTCCCTACGGGCCGGCCGTCCTCCTCGTGCATGTTGCCAGCACGAACGTGCCCTACACGAGCGAGGCCAAGGAGGCCGTGGCCGACATCGCCGCCATCGAATCGGAGATCGAGCTTGCGCTTCGGGATTGCGCGCGCAAGATGAAGGCGCACATCCACAAGCGCAAGAAGTACGACCGCATGAAGGAGAAGATGGAGCTCATCCGCAAGATCCTGCCGCGCATCGCCGACAAGAGCGCGAAGGTCCTGGGCAAGCCCGTGCCCGACATCGAGCCCGTCGTGGCCAAGATCATGAACAACATGATGATCGCCGAGACGATCGAGTACGTCGGGCCCGACCGGCGGCACGTGGTCAAGGTCGAGATCAAGAACTACACGTCCCACGGAAAGAACGTGAGCCTGTACGCTTCCGTCCCGCACGGCGCCGCGGTCGGCCGGGTCGATCCCAAGCCCTCCGAGCAGACGGCCGAGCACATCCGGTGGGACCTGAAGCGGATCCCCACGGGCGAGGCCCGCATGCTTTCCTTCGAATTCGTCGGGTTGGACAA